In one window of Bactrocera tryoni isolate S06 unplaced genomic scaffold, CSIRO_BtryS06_freeze2 scaffold_643, whole genome shotgun sequence DNA:
- the LOC120781359 gene encoding angiopoietin-4-like: MIKLLRGFVTAVLFSIVIFTNAFFADNKRTAESQTDTLNTLLTVLTEYVLNRTAEVNTRITKNEQRINLLLQKQVELERKLNEHPSTTGKPSLLSNDEIGDSYVPPHSCADILPDRFAGDGGIYSITPLNMTPFEVYCLADPSGGCGWTLVWRRNEMNNEFNRTWTEYQNGFGALTDNFFIGLDKLYVLTNAEAQQLRIGTKYGENNWEFEMFEEFAIGSVRTQYEVFVKNGNNKSSIFQRLGRRARFFTKNLESRWGNEECAKVMGVGWWYSDDCKTYLKSRLYYMYINSPTYMVIRPKSCDKVG; encoded by the exons ATGATCAAACTGCTACGTGGTTTCGTGACAGCCGTGTTGTTCTCAATTGTTATTTTCACCAACGCGTTTTTCGCCGACAACAAGCGAACTGCCGAAAGTCAAACCGATACGCTGAACACTTTGCTCACCGTGCTCACTGAATATGTGCTCAATCGCACGGCAGAAGTGAATACACGTATCACGaa GAATGAGCAAAGGATAAATttattgctccaaaagcaggttgaattGGAACGAAAACTTAATGA ACATCCTTCAACCACCGGAAAACCTAGTCTCCTTTCAAACGACGAAATCGGCGATAGCTATGTACCGCCACACAGTTGTGCAGATATTTTACCGGATAGATTTGCCGGCGATGGCGGCATCTACAGTATAACGCCGCTGAATATGACACCATTCGAGGTGTACTGTCTAGCGGATCCCAGCGGTGGTTGCGGTTGGACGCTTGTTTGGCGACGTAATGAAATGAACAATGAATTCAATCGCACATGGACGGAATACCAAAATGGTTTCGGTGCATTaacggataatttttttattggcttGGACAAGTTATACGTTTTGACCAATGCCGAGGCACAGCAGTTACGCATCGGCACTAAATACGGTGAGAATAATTGGGAGTTTGAAATGTTTGAGGAATTTGCTATCGGCAGTGTACGTACACAATATGAGGTGTTCGTGAAGAATGGAAACAACAAAAGTAGCATTTTTCAACGTTTGGGCAGGCGAGCCCGTTTCTTTACTAAAAATTTGGAAAGCCGTTGGGGGAATGAAGAGTGTGCAAAAGTAATGGGTGTGGGTTGGTGGTACAGCGATGACTGCAAAAC ttatttaaagtCCCGCctctattatatgtatataaattcgcCGACTTATATGGTTATTCGTCCGAAAAGTTGCGATAAAGTTGGCTGA